A window from Chelmon rostratus isolate fCheRos1 chromosome 13, fCheRos1.pri, whole genome shotgun sequence encodes these proteins:
- the slitrk5b gene encoding SLIT and NTRK-like protein 5: MHLWISCVLLSATSVCTVEMFGSYGEICQRLCACEEREGILTVSCENRGVVSLADISPVHFSQYHLLLTGNLLRKLSANDFVEYRGLTILHLGNNDISEVEAGAFNGLQGLKRLHLNNNKIDALKEEFFFGLESLEYLQIDYNYITHVAPNAFSRLRHLEVLILNDNLISALPVNIFQHVPLTHLDLRGNQLKVLPYSGLLEHMNSVVELQLEENPWNCSCELIALKTWLESISYTALVGDVVCEFPFRLHGRDLDEVSKQELCPRRAIAEYEMPPLPHLSTDAYYRTTPALVTAAFTSSGIARSSSRPTKGPRQSGKLKSRPTSRIPSNKPQNYGQIISYQTKSPVPLDCPTACTCNLQISDLGLNVNCQERKIEHISDLDPKPYNPKKMYLTGNYIPVVRRSDFIEATGLDLLHLGNNRIARIHDRAFGDLTHLRRLYLNGNLIDHLTADMFYGLETLQFLYLEYNVIKEVASDTFLHVPKLQLLFLNNNLLKTLPVGTFNGLTLARLNLRNNHLRYLPVSGVLDQLTALVQVDLFENPWDCSCSILELKMWLEQLSTGTVVNNVICGSPKRLAGEDMRYIKTSNFCPNNSDILASMIPPSEESFPGSTITIETSLESDTQYSTIPLSVMILALLLMFIVSVFVAAGLFVAMKKRRQKSQNKQNISMNACISSLNMEYGLYRKGSIPKVRTSAGHVYEYIPPPTESACRTAAHTPADSKSVDGFRDFDELSGAFLGNSDEEAASNVISSEYSATTPEPLNKPSTPHQGDLCYYRDVLEPDKHTRYGNTLPCKHTAHTSSQYTSDYDARHQYVHPERIQQTILYCTAPSTVYVEPNRSEYWELKAKLHIDPDYLEVLEKRTTFTQF; this comes from the coding sequence ATGCATCTTTGGATTTCGTGTGTTTTGCTGAGCGCGACGTCAGTGTGCACTGTTGAGATGTTTGGCAGTTATGGAGAAATATGTCAAAGACTGTGTGCCtgcgaggagagagaggggatacTCACGGTGAGCTGTGAAAACAGAGGAGTAGTAAGTCTCGCAGACATCAGCCCGGTGCACTTCTCCCAGTATCATCTGCTGCTTACAGGGAATCTTCTGAGAAAGCTGTCTGCCAATGACTTTGTTGAGTACAGAGGACTTACAATATTACATCTGGGGAATAATGACATATCTGAGGTTGAAGCAGGAGCTTTTAATGGACTTCAGGGATTAAAGCGGCTAcatctcaacaacaacaaaattgATGCCTTGAAGGAAGAGTTCTTCTTTGGCCTTGAAAGTCTGGAGTATCTTCAAATTGATTATAACTACATCACTCATGTGGCGCCAAATGCCTTCAGCAGACTTCGACATCTTGAGGTCCTGATTCTAAATGACAACTTAATATCTGCTTTGCCTGTGAACATTTTCCAGCATGTACCATTGACTCATTTGGACTTACGGGGGAATCAGCTCAAAGTGCTCCCCTACTCAGGTCTGCTGGAGCACATGAACAGCgttgtggagctgcagctggaggagaaccCGTGGAACTGCTCCTGCGAGCTGATCGCCCTGAAAACCTGGCTGGAGAGCATATCGTACACGGCTTTGGTTGGCGATGTTGTTTGCGAGTTCCCTTTTCGGCTTCACGGGAGAGATCTTGATGAGGTTTCAAAACAGGAGTTGTGCCCGAGGAGGGCCATCGCTGAATACGAGATGCCACCCCTGCCACATTTGAGCACCGATGCATACTATAGGACCACGCCAGCTCTAGTCACAGCCGCCTTCACCTCGTCTGGGATTGCTCGGTCCTCATCAAGACCCACAAAGGGACCTCGCCAGTCAGGCAAATTAAAATCAAGACCCACGTCCCGCATCCCGTCTAACAAGCCACAAAATTATGGCCAGATCATTTCGTATCAAACCAAATCCCCCGTGCCTTTAGACTGCCCAACTGCCTGCACCTGCAATCTCCAAATTTCAGACCTCGGCCTGAACGTGAACTGCCAGGAGCGAAAGATTGAGCACATCTCGGACTTAGATCCCAAACCTTACAATCCCAAAAAGATGTATCTGACGGGGAATTACATCCCTGTGGTGCGTCGATCAGATTTCATCGAGGCGACCGGATTGGATTTGCTTCATCTTGGTAACAATCGGATAGCTCGTATACACGACCGAGCTTTTGGTGATTTGACACATCTAAGAAGACTGTATCTTAACGGGAATTTGATTGACCATCTTACGGCTGACATGTTCTACGGATTGGAGACCCTGCAGTTCTTATACTTAGAATACAATGTCATTAAAGAGGTTGCCTCCGACACCTTTCTGCACGTACCCAAACTTCAGCTCCTTTTCCTGAACAACAACCTCTTGAAAACTTTGCCAGTCGGGACATTCAATGGCCTGACATTAGCCAGGCTGAACCTTCGCAACAACCATCTGCGATATCTGCCAGTCAGCGGCGTGCTCGACCAGCTCACTGCGCTGGTGCAAGTCGATTTGTTCGAGAATCCCTGGGACTGCTCTTGTAGCATACTGGAGCTCAAGATGTGGTTGGAGCAGCTTAGCACAGGCACAGTTGTAAACAATGTCATCTGTGGCTCGCCTAAGAGGCTAGCTGGGGAGGATATGAGATACATTAAGACATCTAATTTCTGCCCTAATAACTCTGATATACTTGCCTCCATGATCCCACCCTCTGAAGAATCTTTTCCTGGCAGCACTATCACCATAGAAACATCCTTGGAGTCTGACACACAATACAGCACCATCCCTCTATCCGTCATGATTCTTGCCCTTCTCCTCATGTTCAtcgtgtctgtgtttgtggctgcgGGATTGTTCGTGGCCATGAAAAAGAGACGTCAAAAGAGTCAAAACAAGCAGAATATCTCCATGAATGCTTGCATTAGCTCTCTCAACATGGAATACGGCCTTTACAGGAAGGGCTCCATTCCCAAAGTCAGAACATCTGCCGGACACGTATATGAGTACATCCCGCCTCCCACAGAATCTGCGTGCAGAACGGCGGCCCACACCCCGGCGGACAGCAAATCGGTGGATGGATTTAGAGACTTCGATGAGCTGAGTGGCGCTTTTCTGGGCAACTCGGATGAAGAGGCGGCCAGTAATGTAATAAGCTCGGAATACAGTGCCACTACTCCAGAGCCTCTTAACAAGCCCTCCACCCCTCACCAGGGTGATCTGTGCTACTACAGAGATGTGCTGGAGCCTGACAAGCACACACGCTACGGCAATACGTTACCATGCAAGCATACGGCGCATACATCGAGTCAGTATACCTCAGACTATGATGCAAGGCATCAATACGTGCACCCGGAGAGAATACAACAGACAATCCTCTATTGTACAGCACCAAGTACTGTTTATGTGGAGCCCAACAGGAGCGAGTACTGGGAACTGAAAGCGAAGCTCCATATTGATCCCGATTACCTTGAGGTTCTTGAAAAACGAACAACATTTACTCAGTTTTAA